One window of the Opisthocomus hoazin isolate bOpiHoa1 chromosome 12, bOpiHoa1.hap1, whole genome shotgun sequence genome contains the following:
- the LOC142362801 gene encoding zinc finger homeobox protein 3-like encodes MEGCDSPVIPGKDNGCGIPQHQQWTDLNSAHLPDPAGSMEQPAAESRGPLDSLRVPFPERVPESSAAAGPGAEPAGKEVSCGQCAASFAGLQSYMEHRCAGARPAPPLRGESGSESSEDGEEESDVENLAGEIVYQPDGSAYIVESLSQLVQSGAACGSGAGALPSLLPNSLPKQGEPSAAAPVYPQIINTFHIASSFGKWFEGSDQAFPNTSALAGISPVLHSFRVFDVRHKSNKDYLNSDGSAKSSCVSKDVPNNVDLSKFDGFVLYGKRKPILMCFLCKLSFGYVRSFVTHAVHDHRMTLSEEERKILSNKNISAIIQGIGKDKEPLVSFLEPKNKTFQHPLVSAANLIGPGHSFYGKFSGIRMEGEQALQAGAAGAAEPPPAGVLAPGALLNLGGLTSSALKTPITSVPLGPLAPSPTKSSEGKDPGVAEGEKQEGGDQDSLSEKAEPVEEVEEEEEVEEEEEEEEEEEEEEEEDEDDEGCKGLFPSELEDELEERPQEDAGAVAGGGGGGSSSSKKDLALSNQSISNSPLMPNVLQTLSRGTASTSSNSASSFVFDGANRRNHLSFNNEGGGASVAEGSRRLDFIDESANKDNATAPEPNESAEGEDGSYISHHQHAGPLCELGGGECPSGSGVECPKCDTVLGSSRSLGGHMTMMHSRNSCKTLKCPKCNWHYKYQQTLEAHMKEKHPEPGGSCVYCKSGQPHPRLARGESYTCGYKPFRCEVCNYSTTTKGNLSIHMQSDKHLNNMQNLQNGGGEQVFSHTAGAAAAAAAAAAAAAANIGSTCGAPSPTKPKTKPTWRCEVCDYETNVARNLRIHMTSEKHMHNMMLLQQNMSQIQHNRHLGLGSLPSPAEAELYQYYLAQNMNLPNLKMDSTSSDAQFMMGGFQLDPTNPMATMAPSLVGGEIPLDMRLGGGQLVSEELMNLGESFTQTNDPYAEALSSVLCATSSLCG; translated from the coding sequence ATGGAAGGCTGTGACTCGCCCGTCATCCCCGGGAAGGACAATGGGTGCGGCATCCCTCAGCACCAGCAATGGACTGATCTCAACAGCGCCCACCTCCCCGACCCGGCCGGCAGCATGGAGCAGCCCGCGGCCGAGAGCCGCGGCCCCCTGGACAGCCTGAGGGTCCCTTTCCCCGAGCGCGTCCCCGAGAGCAGCGCGgcggccggccccggcgccgAGCCCGCCGGCAAGGAGGTGAGCTGCGGCCAGTGCGCCGCCTCCTTCGCCGGCCTGCAGAGCTACATGGAGCATCGCTGCGccggcgcccgcccggccccgccgctgagGGGGGAGAGCGGGAGCGAGAGCAGCGAGGACGGGGAGGAGGAGAGCGACGTGGAGAACCTGGCCGGAGAGATCGTCTACCAGCCGGACGGCTCGGCCTACATCGTGGAGAGCCTCAGCCAGCTGGTGCAGAGCGGGGCCGCCTGCGGCAGCGGCGCCGGGGCTCTCCCCTCGCTGCTCCCGAActctctgcccaagcagggagAGCCCTCCGCCGCCGCTCCCGTCTACCCACAGATCATCAACACCTTCCACATAGCCTCATCCTTCGGGAAGTGGTTTGAGGGCTCAGACCAGGCCTTCCCGAATACCTCAGCCCTGGCGGGCATCAGCCCCGTCCTGCACAGCTTCCGCGTCTTCGATGTGCGACACAAAAGCAACAAGGATTACCTGAACAGCGACGGTTCTGCCAAAAGCTCCTGCGTATCCAAAGATGTTCCCAACAATGTGGATCTGTCCAAATTCGATGGCTTTGTGCTCTACGGGAAGAGGAAGCCCATCCTGATGTGTTTCTTGTGCAAGCTCTCCTTTGGGTATGTCCGCTCGTTCGTGACCCACGCGGTGCACGACCACCGAATGACTCTGAGTGAGGAGGAGCGGAAAATTCTTAGCAATAAGAACATCTCCGCTATCATCCAAGGGATTGGCAAGGACAAGGAACCCCTTGTCAGCTTTCTggaaccaaaaaacaaaacctttcagCACCCTCTCGTTTCCGCAGCTAACCTCATAGGCCCTGGACACAGTTTTTATGGTAAATTCAGTGGCATTCGCATGGAAGGCGAGCAGGCCCTCCaggccggggcagccggcgcagcggagccgccgccggcagGCGTCCTGGCCCCCGGCGCGCTCCTCAACCTGGGCGGGCTGACCAGCTCGGCTCTGAAGACTCCCATTACCTCAGTCCCCCTGGGCCCACTGGCTCCCAGTCCCACCAAATCCTCAGAGGGGAAGGACcctggggtggcagagggggagAAGCAAGAGGGGGGCGACCAGGACAGCCTCTCGGAAAAGGCAGAGCCGGtcgaggaggtggaggaggaggaggaggtggaggaggaggaggaggaggaagaagaggaggaggaggaagaggaagaagacgaggatgatgagggttgCAAAGGACTGTTTCCGAGCGAGTTGGAGGACGAACTGGAGGAGCGGCCCCAGGAGGACGCCGGGGCTGTGGcaggcggcggtggcggcggcagcagcagcagcaaaaaggaCCTTGCTCTCTCAAACCAAAGCATTTCTAACTCTCCCTTAATGCCTAACGTGCTCCAGACCTTGTCGCGGGGCACAGCTTCTACTAGTTCTAATTCTGCTTCTTCCTTTGTCTTTGATGGTGCAAACAGGAGGAATCACTTAAGCTTTAACAATGAGGGCGGCGGAGCCAGCGTGgcagagggcagcaggaggctggactttATCGATGAAAGTGCCAATAAAGACAATGCCACAGCACCAGAACCAAATGAGAGCGCGGAGGGCGAGGACGGGAGCTACATCTCCCATCACCAGCATGCTGGCCCCCTCTGTGAACTTGGGGGTGGGGAGTGCCCCTCGGGGAGCGGCGTGGAGTGCCCAAAGTGCGACACAGTCCTGGGCTCCTCGCGGTCGCTGGGTGGCCACATGACTATGATGCATTCTCGCAACTCATGTAAGACACTCAAGTGTCCCAAGTGCAATTGGCACTACAAGTACCAGCAGACGCTTGAGGCGCACATGAAGGAGAAACATCCCGAGCCGGGTGGCTCCTGTGTCTACTGCAAAAGTGGACAGCCACACCCGCGGCTGGCACGGGGTGAGAGCTACACCTGTGGTTACAAGCCCTTCCGCTGCGAGGTCTGTAACTACTCCACTACTACCAAAGGCAACCTCAGTATTCATATGCAGTCCGACAAGCATCTCAACAACATGCAAAACCTGCAGAACGGAGGGGGAGAGCAAGTCTTCAGCCACACcgccggggcggcggcagcggctgcggcggccgcggcggctgcGGCCGCCAACATCGGTAGCACCTGCGGGGCCCCCTCccccaccaaaccaaaaaccaaacctaCGTGGCGGTGCGAGGTGTGCGACTATGAGACCAACGTAGCTAGAAACCTTCGTATTCACATGACCAGTGAGAAGCACATGCACAACATGATGCTGCTTCAGCAAAACATGTCCCAAATCCAACACAACCGGCACCTGGGCCTCGGCAGCCTGCCGTCCCCCGCCGAGGCCGAGCTCTACCAGTACTACCTGGCGCAGAACATGAACCTTCCCAACTTGAAGATGGACAGCACTTCCTCAGATGCGCAGTTCATGATGGGCGGATTCCAGCTCGATCCCACCAACCCCATGGCAACGATGGCTCCGTCTCTAG